CATTACCACCAAAACCTTTTGAATTTTGTCTCGGCCTATAAGGCACTTTGTTAATGTAaccaaaattaaatatattgctTCTTAGTCCCAGTCTCAAAAATAGCTTAGGATTATTTCTCATATAAGACATGCAATGATATATTATAAGGAACAGAATTGGAGATGCAAGTAAGAAGTTAGGGAtctgttttaatttataatacttaaatactcCAACATCCCAGTAATGGCTCTGTATGTAACTATATGATATTGGCAAGGAGCTGTTGCACCACGGACTGTCTCCTCTACCAGGCAGAACATATGCAGAGTTAGACAAGAATTCTGGCAGATTGTGCTCTCCGGGAACACAGAATTTCAAGTAATTATAAGTCTGAACTAAAACAAAGGGTATCAGAGCTAGTATCACAGTCAAAAAGAGAGCTACACAAGATGTTAACAGTGGCAGTAACAGGAAAGGCATAATAATCTTACGCTTCAGAGTTCTATATTTGTACACTATCTCAGGTAAAGTTCTCTCAATCACATTCTTGAAACTAGTATAGAGGATGAATCCCATGTTTACAGTACCATTTGACCTAGTAATCATGGAAAACCCAGCAGGCAAGCCACTAGTTATATCAATATTTGCAAATCTAAGAGTCTCATTTTCTGTGCATTTCAACATTGTATAAAAAGACATAAGCGCAAACAACGTTTCAGAATATGGCGCCGAAAAGAAAATGCTAGCAGGGTTGACACAATACAGTACCACAGCCTTGTATGCTTTGCTCTCACTTCGTAGGATTCTAAGGCTCAACCTATGTAATATATCAGCTGATTTAATAAACATGATTATATTCATGACAGTTGCGGAAATGAGTAACGAGCTGTGAATGTTCAAAAATGAACCCAATAGACTGTTTAGTCCATATGCAACATATCTTACCACTAGAGGGAAGAATGGAAAGAAAGCTAGACAGTTTTCGTACGTGTATCCATATTGAGCAATGTGTATAAAGTACTGAGCGTCCCATCTCTTCAAGCCGCCGAGCAGCGCGTCCACGGCCGCGTCGCCCGCCGTGCGGTGCAGGCCCGCGTCCTCAGGACTGACGAACACATTGGCATTGTGGTCCGGGATAATAAAGTTAGATACCGCTTGTAGTACTAACAATATTACTCTTGAACTGAACGCAAACCATAACAGTTTCTGTCGCGGCGAATACATAATTTCTGAAATAAAAGTGTGAAGTAAGTTACCGCATCGCTATTACTCGAGTCATTACAGTATTATCGTATGATTCACTCACCACGTCGCTCTGCCTAATGAGCCATAATAATTTCAGTTAATATTTAAACTGAACTAAAATTGATTGAAACAAGAAATACATTGATTCAATATTTTGGTCGCCAAGTTGTCACAAACAATGACAAGACATGGACAAGACGTGCTTGACATCTTCTAGGCACGTTCAGTTACAAAGCCTAATTCTTTCGGATTcttgtgtgacagggaggcaacacgacgAACGTAGTTCGCGGTAGGTTTGGATCGACGCACTGTGACCTTGAGCGGTGCGGTAATGTGTTACGGCTTTATcctgaaaaaaaatgtttctaaagtctgtcaagccatttccgtcagtagaaaagagcggcaaatttaaaaaagttaGGCGTGAAGGGTTAACGTCCCATAGAAGAGAGCATAAATGAGAGGGAGAAAAAGATATcactttctcgctctcacttataggtgcgacgcaccaagggcAAGGTCGCAGTGCGGTGCGATATCACTTTTAGGCCTCCTTCtaacgagcgctttttcaacgcgcgttaaaaaagagCTTGAATCCGTCCAAacgctaaattcgatttaacgaccaacGCTTAAAGTGGAAAATCCAATGTTTGATAAAAAGCGCTACCgccatcgtgtgaataaatacacatgtttccatttgtgtcattcacaCTTTTTAACGCGCTTTGAAAAAGCGTTCGTGAGAATGAGGCCTTAGAGTTgtaatatatagttggtcaaacctaattgtcagtaaataaaaacaaaaactattcttatccttttcttttgggtgctagtgctagtgtaagacaaagatagtatgattctctctatgtttgaactgaaacagtcctttgacaaactatacttactttacccTTTAGCCCCCTCCATACTTGTGCGCGAAGCCGTGAACGCGAGTGTGTAGTCGATTTTCGCACAGcgaatcgactccacactcgcgttcgcggcttcgcccacgattcacgcacatagtctagaGGGGGCTTTATTCATACAACCTGCTGAACTCGCCTAGAGGGGGCTTTATTACGCTTGATACATACAACCTGCGCAACTCGCTTGTCTCATTTGCAAGCATTtacttaacacgttcactgtcccgtgCGCCACATATGGCATATGGGTCACGGCAAGCCTCTATTAAAAGgcccttaagctttggtttcctccgatagcggtgccgtcatatagcggccgtctccatacaaatacgacgacatccatatttagccgtattatttagtatggagacggccgctacgGCACCGCTAtgctaggaaaaccgatcttaaggttgacagttaacagttgggacagtgaacgtgttagaTAAGTCTAAAAATAtcctaaaggccccagtacacattgggccatcgccggccactccaagggacgcatttatgcgttagagggagaaagtgatattgctatctcattctaccgcatggctgcgtaccttggagtggccggcgatggcccattgtgtactggggccttaataaTGCTAAGAATGGTTTAGTagggtaaaataaaacaataagtaaTTTACTTTGTTAATAATAATTGCATTCTGTCACATAATAATATTGTTACACCCAGATTCATATCATACGATTTCAGACATTTCTAGCAGTTTAGACAATATACGCGCGTTTTTTGCATTGAAACGGTAAAAGCTGAACCACACGAGGCATTATATCACGTGTTGGTGTTCGCGTAAAACTCCCGGGGCCCGTCTCATGGAAGATTATTCCACATGTTGTTACAATACTTTCATGAAACGGGCCTCGATCTACGTCTTTACAAacaacattatttaatttttagataCATTGATCACGA
The window above is part of the Cydia amplana chromosome 18, ilCydAmpl1.1, whole genome shotgun sequence genome. Proteins encoded here:
- the LOC134656241 gene encoding GPI mannosyltransferase 2; translated protein: MYSPRQKLLWFAFSSRVILLVLQAVSNFIIPDHNANVFVSPEDAGLHRTAGDAAVDALLGGLKRWDAQYFIHIAQYGYTYENCLAFFPFFPLVVRYVAYGLNSLLGSFLNIHSSLLISATVMNIIMFIKSADILHRLSLRILRSESKAYKAVVLYCVNPASIFFSAPYSETLFALMSFYTMLKCTENETLRFANIDITSGLPAGFSMITRSNGTVNMGFILYTSFKNVIERTLPEIVYKYRTLKRKIIMPFLLLPLLTSCVALFLTVILALIPFVLVQTYNYLKFCVPGEHNLPEFLSNSAYVLPGRGDSPWCNSSLPISYSYIQSHYWDVGVFKYYKLKQIPNFLLASPILFLIIYHCMSYMRNNPKLFLRLGLRSNIFNFGYINKVPYRPRQNSKGFGGNDPAIFVYIVHVLSLAIFCVMFVHIQVSTRLLASASPVLYWIGSYKMNVGPTPTSDQNTINEHFRRIGIGKRIPPHHLSIANLEGVDNMYSKWKTFIITRWMPDFQSRLIQYYFLGYFVIGTVLFSNFYPWT